A region from the Falco rusticolus isolate bFalRus1 chromosome 4, bFalRus1.pri, whole genome shotgun sequence genome encodes:
- the NDE1 gene encoding nuclear distribution protein nudE homolog 1 has product MEDSEGPQFSSLEEETRYWKELATKYKQCAENTQEELREFQEGSREYEAELETQLQQTESRNRDLLSENNRLRVELESVKEKIEMQHSEGYRQISALEDDLAQTKAIKDQLQKYIRELEQANDDLERAKRATIMSLEDFEQRLNQAIERNAFLESELDEKENLLESVQRLKDEARDLRQELAVQQKQEKPKTPMRATLETERTDTAVQASLSVPSTPLLHRAPNIHIPTPATFRRGLEDSFGATPLTPAARISALNIVGDLLRKVGALESKLASCRNFVYDQSPNRTTVSMCMNRDVLETRLSPHQPLCDTGLVKRLEFGTRPSNIPGPMSHPSQSVVKMLL; this is encoded by the exons ATGGAAGACTCAGAAGGACCTCAATTCAGCTCATTGGAAGAGGAAACCAGATACTGGAAGGAGTTGGCTACAAAATACAAGCAGTG TGCTGAGAATACACAGGAGGAATTGCGTGAATTCCAAGAAGGGAGTAGAGAGTATGAAGCTGAACTGGAGACTCAGCTGCAGCAAACAGAATCCAGAAACAGAGACCTTCTGTCGGAAAACAATCGTCTGCGGGTGGAGCTTGAGTCAGTTAAG GAAAAGATTGAAATGCAGCATTCGGAGGGATACAGGCAAATCTCTGCGCTGGAAGATGACTTGGCCCAGACAAAAGCTATTAAAGATcaacttcagaaatacattcGAGAACTCGAGCAAGCAAATGATGACTTGGAAAGAGCAAAGAG AGCTACTATAATGTCTCTGGAAGATTTTGAACAGCGTTTAAACCAGGCTATCGAAAGGAATGCTTTTCTGGAAAGTGAACtagatgagaaagaaaaccttCTGGAGTCTGTGCAGCGCCTGAAAGATGAAGCTAGAG ATCTACGACAAGAGCTTGCAgtgcagcagaaacaggagaaaCCCAAAACACCGATGCGAGCTACCCTGGAAACAGAAAGGACAGACACTGCAGTTCAAGCATCCTTATCTGTGCCTTCAACTCCCTTGCTGCACCGGGCACCCAACATCCACATACCCACCCCTGCAACATTTAGAAGAG GTCTTGAAGACAGTTTTGGTGCAACCCCTCTCACACCTGCTGCAAGAATATCTGCACTTAACATTGTGGGAGACTTGCTGCGAAAAGTGGGG GCTTTGGAGTCCAAACTTGCGTCTTGCCGAAACTTTGTGTACGACCAGTCTCCAAACAGAACCACGGTGTCCATGTGCATGAACAGAGATGTCCTTGAAACACGCCTGAGTCCTCATCAGCCTCTGTGTGATACAGG GTTAGTGAAACGCCTGGAGTTTGGAACACGGCCTTCAAACATTCCAGGACCAATGAGCCATCCCTCACAAAGTGTTGTCAAGATGCTGCTATGA